From Brassica rapa cultivar Chiifu-401-42 chromosome A06, CAAS_Brap_v3.01, whole genome shotgun sequence:
taaaatatttatgtattatatatggtatatagtttaatttataacaatatatatgtgtgtgtgtatatatatatatcttttaatcttaataattaattaaattagactttttacttatatgattttggaatcatttgtatcttgtcataataaaagttttaaaccttggatcataaaatttgaatatgaaactttaacagttttaataatttatagtcatttttaaaaattcaaaatataatatatacaaaaaacttaaatttttattatatagttaatgtagttgtttaatttattttaatagtttaaaatttaacaaatatgatagaaataCATCaacttttatcaaatatttattattcaaaatcattaattgtcatatatactttagcaatattaggtaatttcgtaatttttgtttaaagaaataaaaaaaaaatattaattagaaatttatagctattttaataaaaaaattataatataattagatagactaatatatttttctaagggATTATAAGAATAAACCAAGTGATGACaggtagttaaaaaaaatttataatgtttttcaattATACACGACTATTACTACTCAAATTTATGAGAACTCAAAAGATCCCCAATAGTATAACTACTTTAAAATTATACCCCTATAGTATATTACTTTGAAAACACAGACCCCATCTTTTATTTGAATTGGTCGTCTCTTTCCTTTCTTCGGGAGCCCCTTTTCCAAAACCCTAACAGAGATTTCGATTTCGATTTCCAATAGCCATGGCAGAAGAAGTTCCAGCAGCAGCAGCATCTTACATCCCATACGTTCACTCCCAAACCCTAACTTCCCACGCCCACGCCCTATCCTCCCTTAAATTCTCCTCCGATGGCCGCCTCCTCGCCTCGGCCTCCGGGGACCAGACGATCCGCACTTACGCCATCAACCTCAAGGGAGATCCCATCGCCGAGGCCGCACAAGTCTTCACCGGCCACGAGTCCGGGATCTCCGACGTGGCCTTCTCCACAGACGCGAGGTTCATCGCCTCAGCTTCGGATGACAAAACCGTAAAGCTGTGGGACGTGGAGAGTGGTTCACTGATCAAGACGCTGCAGGGGCACACTAACTACGTCTTCTGCGTCAACTTCAATCCACAGTCCAACATGATTGCGTCCGGCTCCTTCGACGAAACTGTTCGGATCTGGGATGTAACGACCGGAAAGTGCCTGAAAGTTCTTCCGGCGCATTCCGATCCAGTCACCGCCGTGGATTTCAATCGCGACGGGTCTCTAATCGTTTCGAGTAGCTACGATGGGTTGTGCCGGATCTGGGACTCAGGGACGGGGCATTGTGTGAAAACGCTCATGGACGATGAGAATCCTCCTGTTTCCTTCGTTAGGTTCTCTCCCAACGGCAAGTTCATCCTCGTTGGCACTCTCGATAACACCCTGGTGAGTGCTTTGTGTTTCATCCAATACTAAGTTTGTTTTCGTTGGTAAGCTTTTCTCTTTGCTAGCTTTAAACAGTCTAAGTTTGGGAGATACATCTTTtggtattttatttttgtttgcatCAATAGAAGATGTAAATCCTCATGATTCGTTATCAACCATGTTCTCAAATTTTGCAGAGGTTGTGGAACATTTCTTCTGCTAAATACATCAAAACATACACTGGCCACGCCAACTCTCAGTACTCCGTCTCCTCTGCCTTCTCCGTCACAAATGGAAAGCGGATAGTCAGTGGATCCGAGGACAACTGTGTATACATGTGGGAGCTGAACTCCAGGAAATTGCTTCAGAAACTTGAGGGTCATACTGAGCCTGTCATGAGCGTGGCTTGCCACCCCACAGAAAACTTGATCGCATCAGGCTCGCTCGACAAGTCTATAAGAATTTGGGCGCAGGAGGAATAATGATTCATGTAAATGCACCTTCCCTTCATGTTGTAATCATGTACTCCTCACTTTCTTAGTTGAGCCTTGTTAGAGTGATTCTACTCTCGACTATTTAGGTTTGTCTTACGGCAAAAGGAAATTTATTTGGAAAGTGAGCACTGATCGTCTTAGTTTCAGGGTTTCCCTTTTCaattcattttatttatcaATCTGTTTGTCTAATTTCTTTGTGCTCCCACGAATATTATTAGTTTCTAAAATTATTTCAAGGTTAATAACTGTTCATACGAGCTTATGGTCAGAATACTATACGTAGATAATGTATGGTAGTTGTTTTGGTTAGGCTGAGAATATATTACccgttaaatttgatttgttcTTCATCGATTCAAATATTATGTGctaaatttgatttgttattcGTTTTGATTCGATTCGAAAATATTGGATAGCTGTAAAGTTTTGAGGTAAAACAAACTATTCGTAAAATAACAAattgaattataaatattatttttttaaatgtcaaACATCCATTTTGAGATCCGTAGTAGAACTCTGGTTCATCAACAATACTTTCTGATAATGAAATATGTAGATTCTTTCAAACACTTTGCTCGAACACCCCAATTGCATGCATTATCTGTGCATATAATATACTAGAATTCTCTATCCAATTTGATAACATAGTAGTCAAAGTTATGCTTCATTGCACATATCTCGAAAGTCACCTTCAGCAAAGTTTTGTTCTGAAAAAGTTGTTTCTTCTTAACAACTTCGACCAAATAAAACTTTGACATATTAGTTGTGTTCTCTTTTTCACAGATCATGGTATCAACATCATAGGTGTCACTATCAAATATCAACTTCAACTTGTTTCATCTTTTCTTTCTTATTCTCGCTCTGCATCTCAGCATGTTACATTAGTTGATTAGTTACCTCTGTAAAGCAAGTTTCCATCCTCTTCATCAGTATTTGAATATGTTGGCGACTTCTTAAGATCAAAGTCTGCTTTGTTTGGATTCTCAGCTTTGGTTTTATAGGTTACACACACTTGAATCAagacatttatttttaacaaaaccAACAAAATTCTTAAGTTGTCGATCATTTGCAATGATTACAGGTGGACGTGTTGATGTATTGGTCAACTCAGTAGGTAGATCACTCCACTCCAAATTGGCTAAGTTATCTTCTTCCATACCAAACTCCTCCAAAACCATTATCTTTAAATCATCTAAGGTAAAACTCGATTCCAATAACAGTAACCTACCTCCTTTGTCATCAGCCGAAAAAAACCATCCCGTAGTTGCACCTAACTCCCATACACCACATGTCGTATAGATATGCATCATAGAAGAATAGTTtgtgaaaattac
This genomic window contains:
- the LOC103873473 gene encoding COMPASS-like H3K4 histone methylase component WDR5A isoform X1 translates to MAEEVPAAAASYIPYVHSQTLTSHAHALSSLKFSSDGRLLASASGDQTIRTYAINLKGDPIAEAAQVFTGHESGISDVAFSTDARFIASASDDKTVKLWDVESGSLIKTLQGHTNYVFCVNFNPQSNMIASGSFDETVRIWDVTTGKCLKVLPAHSDPVTAVDFNRDGSLIVSSSYDGLCRIWDSGTGHCVKTLMDDENPPVSFVRFSPNGKFILVGTLDNTLRLWNISSAKYIKTYTGHANSQYSVSSAFSVTNGKRIVSGSEDNCVYMWELNSRKLLQKLEGHTEPVMSVACHPTENLIASGSLDKSIRIWAQEE
- the LOC103873473 gene encoding COMPASS-like H3K4 histone methylase component WDR5A isoform X2; translation: MAEEVPAAAASYIPYVHSQTLTSHAHALSSLKFSSDGRLLASASGDQTIRTYAINLKGDPIAEAAQVFTGHESGISDVAFSTDARFIASASDDKTVKLWDVESGSLIKTLQGHTNYVFCVNFNPQSNMIASGSFDETVRIWDVTTGKCLKVLPAHSDPVTAVDFNRDGSLIVSSSYDGLCRIWDSGTGHCVKTLMDDENPPVSFVRFSPNGKFILVGTLDNTLRLWNISSAKYIKTYTGHANSQYSVSSAFSVTNGN